A region from the Carassius auratus strain Wakin unplaced genomic scaffold, ASM336829v1 scaf_tig00216060, whole genome shotgun sequence genome encodes:
- the LOC113097008 gene encoding uncharacterized protein LOC113097008 produces the protein MADKCHLCLLGLIFLSSLLTGLSEVDDDHVFISSGEDVRLPCNNALPDCKSTTWNYNSYSSAVELVAGGRKKTDRERHERLSLGSDCSLNIKSVTKEDYGLYTCRQYVNNQQQVTDASVFVHVLHVSSSEISAGRSVTLYCQLYSYPRVSCDDLIRSEGIDLFWMNQAGVKQMRLDSRNQISAPGHCITSLNTTILNENENREWRCVVTQRDQLKTSVSYTVKISVIVIIVEFAVFAAPTVILLQIICAGRADLEKLLKHYLDVDESSQMAIAETVFGIFVIRQEGAESGDDPADVGIVLEGVEVMSELGNVAFAVVMLLGLVYALNLSYPQELKYTFEVLQKIIMELDGNKGQVLKTLLSRYETSP, from the exons atGGCTGATAAGTGTCACTTGTGTCTGCTGGGActgatctttctctcttcacttctcacag GTCTCAGTGAAGTGGATGATGATCATGTGTTCATCAGTTCTGGTGAAGATGTCCGTCTGCCCTGTAATAATGCTCTTCCTGACTGTAAATCAACTACATGGAACTATAACAGTTATTCATCAGCAGTTGAACTGGTTGCTGGAGGGAGaaagaagacagacagagagagacatgagagactgagtctggggtctgactgctctctgaacatcaaGAGCGTCACAAAAGAAGATTATGGACTTTACACCTGCAGACAATATGTGAATAATCAACAACAAGTAACTGATGctagtgtttttgtgcatgttctCCAtg TCTCTTCATCTGAGATCAGTGCAGGCCGCTCTGTGACTCTCTATTGTCAGTTGTATTCATATCCTCGAGTCTCTTGTGATGATTTGATCCGTTCTGAGGGAATTGATCTGTTCTGGATGAATCAGGCTGGTGTTAAACAGATGAGATTAGACTCCAGAAATCAGATATCAGCTCCAGGTCACTGTATCACCTCTCTGAATACAACAAtcctgaatgaaaatgaaaacagagagTGGAGATGTGTAGTTACTCAGAGAGATCAACTCAAGACCTCAGTCTCATACACTGTCAAGATCTCAG TGATTGTGATTATCGTTGAGTTTGCAGTGTTTGCTGCTCCTACTGTGATTCTTCTTCAGATCATCTGTGCAGGACGAGCTG ATCTAGAGAAGCTGCTGAAGCATTACCTG gaTGTCGATGAAAGCAGTCAAATGGCCATTGCAGAGACAGTATTTGGAATCTTTGTCATTCGACAAGAAGGTGCAGAGTCTGGTGATGACCCCGCAGATGTTGGGATTGTCCTGGAGGGGGTGGAAGTGATGAGTGAGTTGGGCAATGTAGCTTTTGCTGTGGTGATGTTGCTGGGTCTTGTCTATGCACTAAACCTGAGCTACCCCCAGGAACTCAAGTACACTTTCGAGGTTTTGCAGAAGATCATTATGGAATTGGATGGAAACAAAGGACAAGTTCTCAAAACACTGCTTTCCCGTTATGAAACATCGCCATAG
- the LOC113096990 gene encoding zinc finger protein 271-like — protein sequence MNFTEEQKESLEENKENKQLSENEEKNNSTTRQKPLSCSQTKKKDLKKGRAKKSFACTQCRKCFSSKSSLDIHMRVHTGEKPFSCDQCGKCFTQSPSLKRHMKIHTGEKPYKCLHCDKRFSRSENLKTHKRIHTGEKPYTCDQCGRNFAQSGHLTEHMNIHPVEKRYKCSYCDKRFNRSGFLKKHKMIHTGEKPYKCSHCNKRFNRSANLKAHKTIHTDEKPYTCDQCGKRFAQKGHLKVHMRVHFGEKLFTCDQCGKSFKQSSYLKGHMNIHTGEKLYACDQCGKTFLWASYLKKHLSVHRKEKPYSCSLCERRFSRLANLKEHQKTHTGVREYMCFECVKTFTSAKCLKQHERIHTGEKPYECSHCDKRFSYRENLKTHERIHTGEKPYKCSHCDKRFIQSIHLKRHERIHTGEKPYHCTACGKCFSRLSSLNSHTKNVHSN from the coding sequence agatttaaagaaaggAAGAGCCAAGAAATCTTTTGCCTGCACTCAGTGTAGAAAGTGTTTCTCAAGCAAATCTAGTCTTGAtattcacatgagagttcacactggagagaaaccattcagTTGTGATCAGTGCGGAAAGTGTTTCACACAATCACCAAGCCTTAAGAGACACAtgaagatccacactggagagaaaccttacaagtgtttacactgtgacaagagattcagtcggtcagAAAACCTGAAAACGCacaagaggatccacactggagagaaaccgtacacatgCGATCAGTGTGGGAGGAATTTTGCACAAAGTGGACACCTTACAGAGCATATGAACATCCACCCTGTAGAAAAACGTTACAAGTGTTCgtactgtgacaagagatttaaTCGGTCAGGATTCCTGAAAAAACATAagatgattcacactggagagaaaccgtacaagtgttcacactgcaaCAAGAGATTTAATCGGTCAGCAAATCTGAAAGCACATAAGACTATCCACACTGATGAGAAACCATAcacttgtgatcagtgtgggaaaaGATTTGCACAAAAAGGACACCTCAAGGTACATATGAGAGTTCATTTTGGAGAGAAGCTGTTCACTTGTGATCAATGTGGCAAGAGTTTCAAACAGTCATCATATCTTAAAggacacatgaacatccacactggagagaaattgTATgcgtgtgatcagtgtggaaaaacaTTTCTGTGGGCTTCATACCTGAAGAAACACCTGAGTGTTCATAGAAAGGAGAAGCCATATTCATGTTCTTTATGCGAGAGGAGATTTTCACGTCTAGCAAATTTAAAAGAACATCAGAAAACAcatactggtgtgagagagtacatgtgctttgagtgtgtaAAGACTTTTACTTCAGCAAAGTGTTTAAAACAGCATGAGAGGATTcatactggagaaaaaccttatgagtgttcacactgtgacaaaagattcagttatCGAGAAAATCTTAAAACACACgaaaggatccacactggagagaaaccttataagtgttcacactgtgacaagagattcattcaGTCAATACATTTGAAAAGgcacgagaggattcacactggagagaaaccgtatcactgcactgcaTGTGGGAAGTGTTTCAGTCGTTTATCTTCTCTAAACAGTCACACTAAAAACGTTCACAGTAACTAG